Within Corvus cornix cornix isolate S_Up_H32 chromosome Z, ASM73873v5, whole genome shotgun sequence, the genomic segment CACATTAAGGATCTGTGTTGTTCTTAAAGTCATAAATATATGCATCAATCTGCAGATCTTACATATGCCATCTTAAATATGAGGCTGCCACTCACAGCATACTTGCATATGTAACTCTTTAAgataatactgatttttatctGGAACTGATGGGCACTTGCTCATACTGTACACTACAAATAGTTCTTGCCTCTGTGTCCTTTAAAGCCTTGTATTTGATTTTAAGCTCATTCTTCCTACTGAGAACAGAGCTCAGTTGGCAAGTTTGGCTGTCCGTCAAGCTTTGACTAAAGACTCCTGGAAAAAGGAGAGGTATAGCTTCCTACTGAAAACTGAGTATGTAAACATTCCAAAGTGCCTGCTGTGAAATAAATACAAGACTTTCACAGCCTACCTGCAGTGTCTTccaaagagaagaggagaatgCCTGTATTTTGCAACCAGCTAACGAATGTACACTGGCATATTCAGTCATTTGGGCCTCACACaaacttaaaatttttcagaaGTAGCAATGACTGCGTcttgaaaaaatttcttcccagttgTTTAGCTAGCTATGTATCACTGCATACAGTGACATGTGACGTGTCTTCAAGCATcaatgtaattatttaaaatgctttatcCTAATAACAAGATTCATATATCCTCATTATACCACGTAAGTTTGTAGCCTTAAAAATTCACTTGCACTCCTTCCACAATGATGTATTGCATGTTCTGATAAACAAACATATAAAAGATGATTATGACTAATAACACTTGTAGTCATTTGATTTTTCCCAACATAACTCTTACTGATTTTCAAGACCACGCTTATGATGTATTAGGTGTTCATGTATTTCTCACTTCAAAGAATCCCTTCTCATGAGAGGAAAACAATTATTACAAAGTATTTCATTACATGTATAAATAagattgaatttaaaattaatgcttAAATCAAAGTATTAATCTCTAAAACTCAGAATCAGATAAAATCATAGACTGTAAAAGGTCACCCACTGCTCCACAGACTTTAAATAAGTATCGGTTCAGGCCCTATAACTGAGACCATGCGACCTCGATTTTAAGCTATTACTTGAAAATCTTCAAAAGTTGTTCCTAAATAaccagaagaagaaataaatgcattagTACGTGCTCTAGAACTtctctattttttattataacaAGTTAGAAAATCTCAGAGGgcaaaattattccagaaaaGCTTTCTCATTATCCAATGTTTTCCCTCTCACACAGAAAAGTAGAACACAGATGCCATTGATTCTTAGAAATGAgtagaaagagaagaaaaagctgcaagAGCAGAAAGAGCTCTGATTCCAGAGAATGTAagtttacagaaatatttaatacaaaGTAATATCAACAGAAACATATGTGGCTATTCTTAGTTTACTCATCAAGACAGAAATTCACCTTTGTGTCCAAAGCTGTTTGTCAGATTGGAAATATTTACACTTAAGTGTGGGCACATACAGATAAGGTCTTAGTGAgggtaggttttttttattttagttaagCTGCTATCCTGGCTATTTCTGGCAAAGGCTTTCCAAAGGTATTGTTGTTCAATTGCCTCAAAATGTCATCATTCTTGGTGTAAATCTCAGTGTTGTCTTAGTTTAATAGCTTGTTCTAGTCCTGTTTAGGTAGATGTCGCTATTAAACTGTTACCCTCTAATGCACATGACCTGTTCtaaaaaaagcccaagcaaGACATAATTTTATGTCATTGTGTGAATGCCATGAAATCTTGCCTAGTACAGCCAAGAAACATCATTTTATTCTACTTAGAATGGGTAGCCGTGACTCACATCTCCTGGCAATGTGCCACGGACCTGCTGTATGATTGTGATAATCAATCCCTTTGTTTGCTCATCTGTAAAAGGATTATAAAAGCAAACTTCCATAGAATTTACCCCAaactgcagccaggcaggcagcgGCATGTTGATTGACCCAGTGTGCTCACAGGAACAAAGTAAATACTAGGAAGggtaataaaatttaaaatgtaactcTTATTATAAGAAATGGAATTCCTTATCCCctaacaaaagcaaaactttattttaaaaaagtgcaAATACATTGATTTTCTCAAATCAGAGTGAATTAATGTGGCCCACCCTGTTTATCTGATTTCACTTATCAGGTAATTATGACAAAACAAGTTAatattgaaaatttaaaaataatgtgaaaaatacaCTAGATCTTAAAGATAATATAGGCATTTTCTATGAAAAGTGTCTCAAAGCTAATCAAACATTTATGATACTGCTTAACAAATCATGGgaatatgtttttttctttttttttaccttaaatTAGATGAACAGTTGTCACCCACTTGTAAATGTCAGCAAAGTGTAGGAAGCcttgaaaataaagcacatgAGGCCCTGTCTCACTTCACAGAGCCACTGGATGTAAAGGGTGCtgaagaagatggaaaagatCATGAAAACAAGAATCAGAGTAGCTCAGATGCTTCTGAAGATAGAGACCTTGAAAATGTATCAGACagtgaaaaagaagggaagaaggaaaagaactgCCCTCCTAAAATGTTGTCACCTCAGCAAGATGAAATCCTAGCTACAGTAACTTTTGGTGAGTTAGAGGGCtcattcaaaggaaaaattacactGTGTGGCAAGCCAGACTTTTCAGAGTCCATTAGCTTGACCACTGGAAAAATTTCTGCTGAAGTAAAATACGGCTCTTTTAATATGAGAGTAGAAGTTaggaatatttctttctttgattctgaaacaaaagttgtggatgaaaaaaggaaaggttcaaagaacaaaaaacactGTCATGAAGGACAGTGCCAGAAAAGTCAGTGTTCAAAATGTTCAAAGTACCAGTGTCCTTCAACTGACCACTCAGCAGAACACAAAGGGAAATATAAAGGATCCTCTAAACGAAAAGTTCAAACTGCCATCAATGAAAGTGCCTCCCTGGAAATTGAAGCAAAAGACATTCAAGTGGAATGTATCAGCAGAAAGAAGACTCTAAAGGTTAACATCAAAGCTGTTGAGCCGGCACAGAGCAAACCATGTAACAGGGAACATGAAGATACATACTGGAGTGAAACAGATTATTCTGTAACAGAGGCACTGTGTAACACAGATTGCGAGTCATCATTTAGCTTTCATGAAAAAGCAGATTATACGTTCCCAGATGGATATACACTTCTCCCTCCACCTAAAGAATTTGCTGACTGTGACGAAATGCACCTGGATACAATTGCAGAAGGCATACCTTCGTACCCTGTTAATAGCAAAAAGGAATCTGACAGTCTCACTACAGCCTTGAGTATTTGGGGGGAAGAGAATTATTTCTGTAAACTTAACACAGAGGACTATGAAGACCACACcaatgaaaaggaagatttttcaaaggataaagtatttttctcaaaaataaataatactaaTTGTCTTGTAGCTATTAATACCTTGCATAACCCAAACAATGGGAAGGAATGTGTTAGTAAAAGCAGTGTAATAGGTGCAGAAAGAAATAACTGTGACatacacagagacacagggccaaaaacagcaagaagaaaatctttccCAGATACTACCCTGGATGTACTATCACCAGTTCACCCTAGAAGGGATTCTGGCTTTTATTCACTGCCATCCTTAAAAGTATTGCTTAAGGAGACCAAAGCAGGAGATGTCCGTAACAGGAACTCGCATATTCCTACCGAATATAAGGAACTTTGTAAGTGTCCTGACTTGACCTCCTCTCTGACAGAGCTTTGCAAGTATCCCGACTTGACCTCCTCACTGAGAAATTTGAGAAGTCTTAAGTCTTCATATCAGTACGCTTTCACATCATTTGATCATAATATTACCATTTATCCATCTGAAGATGTCTGTCTAGATGGCACTTGTTTACTGAATGACTGTGCAGACTTTGTGGGGCAAggtgaagaaacagaagaaacattAATGGAGAATCTTCATTCCAGTGGTGCTGTACATGACAAAACAGACAACAGCCACAAAGAGCCTCTTGGAAACCTAGCCATGTGGGAAGAAGACTCTGAGTCTACTGAAGCTTTAGATAAAGAGAAATCAGAGTACAACCCTATAGAAAAGCATGTTGAATGGCAGAAAAAAGCTCACCTGGTACAAGTGTCTCCACTTTCTACAAGCCCTTCAGGTGAATTCATTAATGACAAAGAAAGTACTAATTATGCATCTACAGAAAGCATCCCAAAACAATGTTCCGTTTTACAGTTAAATGTTCACCCACCTTATGCAGAGTCTGAGGTAACACATAAAAGAAGAGGGTCAGTACTGACTGACTCTCCAGTGATAACTGGAGAAGTAGAAGAAAGACTTGTCCAAGGTGACCCTACATTGATGCCTGAATGTTTTGGCTCTGCATTAAGGAAAGAACCTAACCTTACCAGCAGTATACAAGAAAAATCCTTGCTGTCATCCTTGCTGTTAGATCCCAAGGAGCATCACATGAATAAAGAATTGGAAAGCCTTTCTGAGGTACAGGACTTACCTGGGGATGTCCTTGTTAAATCTGATTGCCATAATAATTCAGCCCAGGCTTCCAAATTATCTACCCCTTCAGtttgcacagaaaagaaagagaatttcaCAGAACATTCAAACATCAAGCAAAGACTGGAGAACTTTTGCAGTAAACAGTCAACTGATGACAGTTTAAGGAGAGAGCCTGGAGCAAATCAACTACCTCTGTTAGTCAAGTCCAACTTTGAAGAAATTGagtcaaattttaaaataaaagaagattaTTATGAGAATGCAGATGTCTCCTCATCATCAGTAAAACAGATTAATCAGAAAGGTAGGTGCTACAAGACTTTTCAAGTTAGTATCACTTACACACCTTTTGTGTAGGCGCTTTTGTGACATctgttttcttagaaaataaatgtgtcttAAAGGTTTACAATGATATTGTTATGGTATGGTATGTTTGGCCATGGggttaaaaaatgcagttattcTACTGAGGATTCTAGTAACCATCTTAAAAAGACAAGAaacctaaatttaaaaaaaaaaaaatgcagctttgatCAAGAAGCAGTTTTCTACACTAAATCACCCACCCATCCTGTACATCTAGTGAGAGAAGCAAATACCATTGCAGGAAATAATAGTAAAAGCAGTTGCCATGTGATATGAACTCAGAGCACAAGTCAATgtttaaaaccacagaaatctgGCTTTCAAATCCATGTGACTTATATGAATATTGTAGTCTAAGTACATCTCAGTCTTAATTGTGGCTGAACATTTTCATGGAATGACCATAAGGGATCCTTTaacctgcttttctcctctcttttacATATTTGAGAGAACTGCATATGAAAAAGGCTTACTTTTACTAGctaatattttacaaaatttctTGTCTTCCTTTATATAATCCATCTACCTATATCCATAACTGGTCATTTAAAATGCGTGTTTTGAACTATAAAAATGTTAAGCCATCCTGGGACATTGCACGCTACAATGTGAGCCTTTTACATATGAGTATCTACACgcaatatgtgtgtgtgtgtgtggtgttgAAGTATCACTCCAAACactaagtttattttttttaacattaatcAGGCTATATGCAAATATATCTCAGATTTATCTCTCCAGAAGACAATGTTTCCAGCAGATTTGGAGGTTAAGAGGTTTATACTGttgaaaaatatacattttcctATGGAAAATGTCTTATATAATCCTAGTTAAAAGCATctgaaagttttttaaaaatcttttaattcaCCATACCTGCAAAAAAGACTGGTATGACCTCCATGGCTGTCTTGTTTGGCATTGATAAcggaaatttaaaaaatacctaaaGTCTACATCACTATATAGATATACTACATAGATACATATTGCTATATAGATCAATATCGCAATACCATTATCTCAGTatcaatatataaaataaatagagaatTTATGAAATGGAAATCTCGATGGAACAAGGTATAGAATTAAGATACTAAAGGAAAACTGCATGCCAAAATCCTTGACTTCTCAGACATTAGACCTAAGTGGTTAAGGACCCAGCACAGAAGTGAGGTGTAgctatttctttcatttttattttattttctcttcttttattctctcttcccttttgcCCTTTGCTAAGAATTATCTACTTGTGTTTTTTCTCATACCTATCATCTCACTTTGGCCCTCTTTTGGTCCAGGGTCATATTTTGACTTTGCTTTACTCCGCAATGCTGTGGAGGTCCTAccttaaatgaataaatgtgtACGTCTAGGAAGCAGTAAAAGAGTTTGAAGTTTTACAACTCATTAACATGAATTAAAATCCACTTTTAGTTCAAGAATACCAACCTACTTTGCCAAGACATTAGGCAATGTGGGACTTTCTGAGCTTAGTAATCCAGTGACACTGGAAAGCAAATGTGGCATTTTTCAGCAAAGAGTGAGAACATCTAGAACAGAGGAGAAGAAGAGATGCCACTGTGATAAACAGGATGGGGGAAAGGCAATCTAGAAGTCTCTTGGTGTTCTGGGGACTTCATGATTATCAAAGAGGAAAAGACCCATGCAAAGAGCAGTACAAGGGCACTGCAAGAGATAGGTTTCGTAACTCTCAGCAATGGTCTGGAATAGTGTCCTGGAATGGCCTGGCTCAGTTACATATGTCAGTGATGAAGATCTGGCTGAAGCCAGAAAGAGACTGTACAGCCATAAGTGCACCTACACAGTCCTCCAGGGAGTCTGTGGAGGCTGGACTTTCTCCCTATGTGCCCTTGCCAATGGCTACAGTcacatttttcagaacagaatataacacaaaatctgttttccaatTGTTGTTTTACATGAAATAATAATACAACAAGTTTATTCTGTTTTAACTAGAAAGAAatctaaaccagaaaaatcttcaTGCATGTCTTGCAAGATTATTAGTATTCAAATAGGAGTTTTTTATATCTACCTATACTGACCACTTCGAAAATGTATGAGCACGTTAAATAAGATCCATGAGCAATTTACAAGTTTCTGCATTAAAATAGTGATGTACAAATGGCTATGTAGGTATTTAACTAAAGGCACTTGTACTTCCCTCTGCATAAAGGCCTCAATTAGTCCAAAACATATactttctgaatattttcattattatttggtattttcatttatatgttGGTTAGATTATTCTTGTATTTAGAATGTGGAAAtattaaacagcaaaaatacttACATAAGTTGTGTCACATATTACTCACAAACAACATCTGGTTATAACTTAGACTTGAAATCAGAaatgaataaaaccagaaagttaCCTTTGAAGAAAGACACCAGAGCGAGTGACAGCTCCCAGGAAGATGCAATAGACCAGTGGGCCAGAAGACGGAAACAGTTCAAAGATAGCAAAAAATGCAGTTCTACTGGAGGAAGCTCCATAAACAGCACAATCACTGAGGGTTCAAGTGAGTACATTAGTCTTACACTTGTGATCTTTCCCCTTTGTGTGATTGACATTACGACAGGGTTTTCAGCTAAGGAAATTGATCTCCAGTTCATTGAGTGTCTGTGTTAGTTATTATCATGACTAATATGAGACATCCTCTCTCCTTGGTTAAGCAATCAATCTgactaaaaaaaagtttattctACCTTGCATGTTCCTGGTAGAACATGTTCAAATaatatgtttaaatattaaGACAAACTCTAGGCACAAACATGTAATCATGTGGCAACAGGTTTGAGGTTATAACAAAAATCATAATCCTGATATCTACTTATGTCAAAGCCATGCTGAGCTGGGAGTCTTTCTCTACTCACAAAGGTGCTCCAACTTTAATCCAGGCTTGTTGCCTAGAATGTCGTTCACTGTGACCCGTAACTGTCTCTTTAAGAAATTTGTCACCTTGCCACATGCAAATTCATCAGCTTAACTGCATGGGAAGGAATTTTTAAGATTAACTATTTAGTGAATTTACATTTCATGCAGATGGAGCCACCAAGCAAGGATTGCACAGTCTAGGGGGAACATACATGGTACTTCTTACTTGACGCTACCTCGCCTCCTGTTTTGCTACTTTAGTAATAAAAGAAATCCTTTGTAGAGATGAAGAAATGTGCACTTCCctgtggaaatattttgtgctACAATGAGTACTTTTGGTACAGGAAGTTTAATTTGTAGATATATAACCTCCTCtttgaagaagggaaaatacaaaCCTGTAGAAGACTCTGAACTCTAGGATTTCAGCACAGGTCCAACAGATGATAAACTAATATGTTCCATGCCTGTACCAAAGAGGTAAATCCTACATCAAACAGAGCCTCAATTCACTGCCTAAACACAGATTTCAGTTGCCAGCTGGGATACCAAGAGGGACCTGAGATATGTGAACCAGCAGGGAACCCAAGCCTTCTTGAAGTAGTAATTGAACAGCAAGCAGGATACCATAAGGCATCTAATATGGTACGGGGCACCTATATTCAGGTAGGTGAGCCAATCCCTAAGGTTTTAATACCTGTTAACAAAGGAGcaggaattttatttcacatggaaataaaaaagctgtttattggTAGCAGTCTTCATTGTTCACCCCTAAAACAAATTCTAGGTCATGGTAATAAGATTAGAAAGTTATCTTGTCAAACCACCTGAGCTCAAAAAAACCTACCAGAAGTTACACACATCAGAGTAAACTGTTCCTTGATTTCAACAGTAATGTCTCTTGAATATAAAGCTGGACCATAGATTTTACTAAGTCAGGCATATGTTGGTTTCATAGAGAaggcatatatatatttttaagaaaacaagtCAAAAAAGAACAAGTTGCAAGAGCTAGAATTGCTTTCCTTGAGACAAAGCTTTGGGTAGCACGTGGCATAAACCCAAAGTGGTCTCCAGAACAGGTGACTGCGCAGACAATTCTGTCACAGATTTTCACATCTAGTAATTTTAGATAGTATGCCACAGGCCTGAGACTTCTGTCCCTTTTTGTTTGGTAGCTAGACTGTTCCCTCTTGTTCACAGACTTGAGACAACTCTGATTGACAtatggaagcagcagctcctaaCATTCTTACGTCCAGCATCTGGGAAGAATTTCAGTGCACTTGTTTGTGACATGCCTGTTTGACATCTGTTCCAAAAACTCaaggagagaagaaatgttttggCATAATTCCATACTGTCAGCATGGCAGCATCTATAGTTTTGCCTATTTGTTACATTTTAACCTACTCTAACTCTACTacaattataaaaatacagcattaaaCTGGCAAAATACTGTACTTTACTGAGTTGTTTGGTGCTAGTCTAGGTTTTCTTAATTTACGCATTCATGGTAGCAAGGTAAAAGGAGCTTTAAACATATCAGCAtagtaatatttatttatttgtctatTTACTAGTAGCTTTTTATGTAATTAAGTACGTCATTTCATACTTTCTGCATAGTAAGGGAGAAGACAGTGGATGTGGAATATTTGTCTAGACAGACACAATTGACCACATTTTCTAAGTGACAAAGAACTGCCACTTAGACATATTCAGGAAGTGACTTCCCAAACAAATATAACCTTAAATAAAGGtcaatttttatcttctctgtttttaaactgGGAATTGTTTTACATCAAACACAGGATAAACAATGCAAACAGATCCTTCCTCCAGCTGCATTAAATCTAGCTGCATTACCAGGCATTTCATACTAAAAGGAACATgatggttttttcctctcaaaaaatttatatttccGGTCTATCTGTTAGCACAACATCTGatgatatatatttatatatgacTTTCACCATCCAGTCTTAGCTTTGAAGTTGCAGCTCCTGGTCTACTTGGGATGTTGTCAGACTATTACACAGgctttttctttacattcaACTTGCTGTTTATAACCTGTCGCAGCCAGCTGCCTGACATCCTATTGCCTTAAGCGTCTCAACGTTAGCAGAGAACTAGAGTTCTCCATCTCCATGTGAACTCATTGCAAGACATTGTGAGTGTAAATTACTATAAAAGATGAATCTGAAAATCCTCAGGATAACACATCATACAAATATTCAACAGCCTATGAGGGAACTAGCCAGAAGTTCtatgttaaaaggaaaaaaacaccttatTTACAACAAACTTACTTCCTTACCTCCTTTTTAACAAAACTTCACATGTCTGGAAGAGATAAGAC encodes:
- the LOC104693197 gene encoding uncharacterized protein LOC104693197 isoform X2; translation: MSRKRRKSCKSRKSSDSREYEQLSPTCKCQQSVGSLENKAHEALSHFTEPLDVKGAEEDGKDHENKNQSSSDASEDRDLENVSDSEKEGKKEKNCPPKMLSPQQDEILATVTFGELEGSFKGKITLCGKPDFSESISLTTGKISAEVKYGSFNMRVEVRNISFFDSETKVVDEKRKGSKNKKHCHEGQCQKSQCSKCSKYQCPSTDHSAEHKGKYKGSSKRKVQTAINESASLEIEAKDIQVECISRKKTLKVNIKAVEPAQSKPCNREHEDTYWSETDYSVTEALCNTDCESSFSFHEKADYTFPDGYTLLPPPKEFADCDEMHLDTIAEGIPSYPVNSKKESDSLTTALSIWGEENYFCKLNTEDYEDHTNEKEDFSKDKVFFSKINNTNCLVAINTLHNPNNGKECVSKSSVIGAERNNCDIHRDTGPKTARRKSFPDTTLDVLSPVHPRRDSGFYSLPSLKVLLKETKAGDVRNRNSHIPTEYKELCKCPDLTSSLTELCKYPDLTSSLRNLRSLKSSYQYAFTSFDHNITIYPSEDVCLDGTCLLNDCADFVGQGEETEETLMENLHSSGAVHDKTDNSHKEPLGNLAMWEEDSESTEALDKEKSEYNPIEKHVEWQKKAHLVQVSPLSTSPSGEFINDKESTNYASTESIPKQCSVLQLNVHPPYAESEVTHKRRGSVLTDSPVITGEVEERLVQGDPTLMPECFGSALRKEPNLTSSIQEKSLLSSLLLDPKEHHMNKELESLSEVQDLPGDVLVKSDCHNNSAQASKLSTPSVCTEKKENFTEHSNIKQRLENFCSKQSTDDSLRREPGANQLPLLVKSNFEEIESNFKIKEDYYENADVSSSSVKQINQKDLKSEMNKTRKLPLKKDTRASDSSQEDAIDQWARRRKQFKDSKKCSSTGGSSINSTITEGSNSAAEEAGLQVGDILIAVNGTDVTSMPHSEAANLARKGPDILTMIVGSDISRYPNTPRPTCRGYLHKRTQSAILKGWRKRWFVLKHNGYLHYYKHKKDEGKCRPLEVTKLEGAEIGVDTSLGKPFVFKCIPQAGNRIFYFCATSNQEMKRWLEAMDKAVHPIHQNHVWVDVTLHNTTLPPLAIKNPECLGLLHQLDRSKDVWIQHYCILKDGCLYFYATLRSTPAQGGLYLQGYIVSEQSLGSKRSVIELKPPSEEFKTFYLCAENVNENKRWITALKASINKWLPLHQAIQDFMNRPLEETRM
- the LOC104693197 gene encoding uncharacterized protein LOC104693197 isoform X1, with amino-acid sequence MSRKRRKSCKSRKSSDSREYEQLSPTCKCQQSVGSLENKAHEALSHFTEPLDVKGAEEDGKDHENKNQSSSDASEDRDLENVSDSEKEGKKEKNCPPKMLSPQQDEILATVTFGELEGSFKGKITLCGKPDFSESISLTTGKISAEVKYGSFNMRVEVRNISFFDSETKVVDEKRKGSKNKKHCHEGQCQKSQCSKCSKYQCPSTDHSAEHKGKYKGSSKRKVQTAINESASLEIEAKDIQVECISRKKTLKVNIKAVEPAQSKPCNREHEDTYWSETDYSVTEALCNTDCESSFSFHEKADYTFPDGYTLLPPPKEFADCDEMHLDTIAEGIPSYPVNSKKESDSLTTALSIWGEENYFCKLNTEDYEDHTNEKEDFSKDKVFFSKINNTNCLVAINTLHNPNNGKECVSKSSVIGAERNNCDIHRDTGPKTARRKSFPDTTLDVLSPVHPRRDSGFYSLPSLKVLLKETKAGDVRNRNSHIPTEYKELCKCPDLTSSLTELCKYPDLTSSLRNLRSLKSSYQYAFTSFDHNITIYPSEDVCLDGTCLLNDCADFVGQGEETEETLMENLHSSGAVHDKTDNSHKEPLGNLAMWEEDSESTEALDKEKSEYNPIEKHVEWQKKAHLVQVSPLSTSPSGEFINDKESTNYASTESIPKQCSVLQLNVHPPYAESEVTHKRRGSVLTDSPVITGEVEERLVQGDPTLMPECFGSALRKEPNLTSSIQEKSLLSSLLLDPKEHHMNKELESLSEVQDLPGDVLVKSDCHNNSAQASKLSTPSVCTEKKENFTEHSNIKQRLENFCSKQSTDDSLRREPGANQLPLLVKSNFEEIESNFKIKEDYYENADVSSSSVKQINQKDLKSEMNKTRKLPLKKDTRASDSSQEDAIDQWARRRKQFKDSKKCSSTGGSSINSTITEGSINSEDARSVDLGLYSENEDRGFYTENFHSASWVFRGDDVSPDNSPRCLSKRPRPVAIRERTVKIAKGTGNYPWGFRIQFSKPILVTEVDTNSAAEEAGLQVGDILIAVNGTDVTSMPHSEAANLARKGPDILTMIVGSDISRYPNTPRPTCRGYLHKRTQSAILKGWRKRWFVLKHNGYLHYYKHKKDEGKCRPLEVTKLEGAEIGVDTSLGKPFVFKCIPQAGNRIFYFCATSNQEMKRWLEAMDKAVHPIHQNHVWVDVTLHNTTLPPLAIKNPECLGLLHQLDRSKDVWIQHYCILKDGCLYFYATLRSTPAQGGLYLQGYIVSEQSLGSKRSVIELKPPSEEFKTFYLCAENVNENKRWITALKASINKWLPLHQAIQDFMNRPLEETRM